The proteins below come from a single Euleptes europaea isolate rEulEur1 chromosome 5, rEulEur1.hap1, whole genome shotgun sequence genomic window:
- the MB21D2 gene encoding nucleotidyltransferase MB21D2, whose product MLGMVQKLDQKLPVANEYLLLSGGVREGVVDLDLDELNIYARGTDYDMDFTLLVPALKLHDRNQPVTLDMRHSALCHSWLSLRLFDEGTISKWKDCCTIVDHINGATNYFFSPTKVADWFYDSISIVLSEIQKKPQRGMPKVEKVEKNGTIISIILGVGSSRMLYDIVPVVSFKGWPAVAQSWLMENHFWDGKITEEEVISGFYLVPACSYKGRKDNEWRLSFARSEVQLKKCISGSLMQAYQACKAIIIKLLSRPKAISPYHLRSMMLWACDRLPANYLAQEDYAAHFLLGLIDDLQHCLVNKMCPNYFIPQCNMLEHLSEETVMLHARKLSSVRSDPAEHLRTAIEHVKAANRLTLELQRRGSTTSIPSPQSDGGDANQPDDRLAKKLQQLVTENPGKSISVFINPDDVTRPHFRIDDKFF is encoded by the coding sequence GCATGGTGCAGAAGCTTGACCAAAAACTCCCCGTAGCCAATGAATACTTGCTACTTTCCGGTGGGGTCCGGGAAGGCGtggtggacttggatctggaCGAACTGAATATCTATGCTCGTGGGACCGACTACGACATGGACTTCACCCTCCTGGTACCGGCTCTGAAGCTCCATGACCGGAACCAGCCCGTCACCCTGGACATGCGGCACTCGGCCCTGTGCCACTCCTGGCTGAGCCTGCGGCTCTTCGACGAGGGGACGATCAGCAAGTGGAAGGACTGCTGCACCATCGTAGACCACATCAACGGGGCGACCAACTACTTCTTTTCTCCTACCAAAGTGGCCGATTGGTTCTACGACTCGATCAGCATCGTCCTCTCGGAGATCCAGAAGAAGCCTCAGCGGGGGATGCCGAAAGTAGAGAAGGTGGAGAAGAACGGGACCATCATCTCCATCATCTTGGGGGTCGGCAGCAGCCGCATGCTCTACGACATCGTGCCTGTTGTGTCCTTCAAAGGCTGGCCGGCGGTGGCCCAGAGCTGGCTGATGGAGAACCACTTCTGGGATGGAAAGATCACCGAGGAAGAAGTCATCAGCGGGTTCTACCTGGTCCCTGCCTGTTCCTACAAAGGCAGGAAGGACAACGAGTGGCGGCTCTCCTTTGCCCGGAGCGAAGTCCAGCTGAAGAAGTGCATCTCTGGCAGCCTCATGCAGGCCTACCAGGCCTGCAAAGCCATCATCATCAAGCTCCTCTCCCGGCCCAAGGCCATCAGCCCCTACCACCTACGCAGCATGATGCTCTGGGCCTGCGACAGGCTGCCGGCCAACTACCTGGCCCAGGAGGACTACGCGGCCCACTTCCTCCTGGGCCTCATCGATGACCTGCAGCACTGCCTGGTCAACAAGATGTGCCCCAACTATTTCATCCCCCAGTGCAACATGTTGGAGCACCTCTCCGAGGAGACAGTCATGCTCCACGCGCGGAAGCTCTCCTCTGTGCGCTCCGACCCCGCCGAGCATCTCCGGACTGCCATCGAGCACGTGAAGGCGGCCAACCGGCTGACGCTTGAGCTGCAGAGGAGGGGCAGCACCACCAGCATCCCCTCCCCTCAGTCCGACGGGGGGGACGCCAACCAGCCGGACGACCGGCTGGCCAAAAAGCTGCAGCAGCTGGTGACCGAAAACCCGGGGAAGTCCATCTCGGTCTTCATCAACCCCGACGATGTCACGCGGCCTCACTTCAGAATCGACGACAAATTCTTTTGA